aaaaaattactaatgaGAATATATGAATAGATGGCAACTAAACATAAATTATGTGTGGCTTAAATAAATGGGAGAATGAGTTCGTTTAAAGTAAATTGTGATTAGTTTTAGGTTAACATGTAAAACATTGAATTTATTTCGACTGAGATAAAGTGTGCCGTAGTTGACTGAATAGAAAGAAAAGACGTCTTGGTTGGTTTTGGGGTTTGGGTTTAAGGAGAGGAAGGAAAAAAAGAgtaagaaattgatttttttttgtttgggaagggaagaagaaagaaagataagCATTGAATCTGATCGAAAGAGGAAGTATTGAAAATGGGGATTTCCAAGACAAGCACTGAGGTTACCGACAATTCCAATTCCAATAGCAGCAATAGCAATAGCAGCAATAGCAATAGCAGCACTCAGACTGAAACTGACAACCACATCTCCATTCCTGCTCCCTACGCCGAAGGAGAACAGCTATTGGCCACACACTCTAATCGTCTTTACATAGCCAAGGTTACctacttcttcttctcctttacCCCAAATTTCAAAAGTATCATTCTTGAAACCCAAGTATTTGCCTTGTTTAAAAGGTTAGGCAAGTTGAGTACCACAACGTTGAAGGCTGGCAATTCCTCGTTCATTATCTCGTAACCTTCTCAACGTTTCTCTCCTTTTACTCTTCCTTTAACCTTTTCTCAATCTTATTTCTTCTCTTAaatggtatttttgtttttgttttttctatttccaGGGTTGGAAGAAAAGGTGAGCGTGTATgttatatgttgttttgttCAACGTTATATTGAGGTTCTGGCTTAGTTCTCAAGTGTTCAATCTTTGCTGCAGTTGGGATGAATGGGTTGGAATAGATCGTTTGCTGAAAAACACTGAGGAAAATATGCGCAAAAAACGTGCCCTTGATGAAAAGCACGGCATTGACAAGAATCCGAAAGTCCCACGTGGTCCTCTGGCTAAATCCAAGAGTACTAACGGTCAGATAGTTCTCTTCTGCACTTTTATTGATTCAATCCCAGTGACTTCCTGTGTTTCTTGTCTATAGTGGAGCTTGCGACTAGAATTAATTTGAGGCATAACACTAGAATTAGATTATGCATGTGCTGTCTCGGATGGAAAGTGCAGAGGTTGATTTTGTCTGACTTGTCATTTAGGAATTCTACCAAAAGGTTCATCATAGTTTTCTTGATGCAGTATTAAGTTGCTGATGACTCAATGTTTTTTGTGCATGCCGAGGGAGAATTTATTTCGTGGTTTAGGAACACCACTTGTTCATGGTCCCAACTAATGTCTGTATAcgtattcaatttttataatttatgagaAAGAATTAATAACACTTCATTGTATGTTATTTAAAGATTAACGACAACTTTAGTAGTCTATAACCACCAACTAATTTCTCTAACTGGGATGAGGCTGGCGATGaggatttttattttcagtttaatGCATTTTTTTATAGAAGCAAAGTAGTTCTTGAATGATGCTCTCTAGTTCGTTTCTACAGAGCCATTTTATTCGcaataatcaatatgcatggtAAGAAACAGTTTTGTTGAGGAACGTCATCATGTTCCCTCTCATATTTGGCCCTATGGGGAATTGGGGATTACTTGAAGGTTACATGAGCTGTTGGGGGCTGTCATCAGAATGGCTGTTTCTTTTTGCAATCTATATACCTAATTACACACACacgtatatattatattacgtGCTCTATATCTCTAACTTAACTTTTTATAGTATCCTAGTTCAGTGGTTGTTCCAAAAAGATTTCTGCAatgaggaaaatatgatttccctttgagttatttttttctgttaataTATGTTGAAAACAGAATGTTTTTGCCTTAATTGGAATAAGAGACTAGAGGAATatgatttggaagtaaaattggAAGATGTCACACCTCAACTTTCCTAGTTAAATTTTTGTGATCAGTTCTACAAAAAGATGGAGAAATTGATAAAGATGTAACATAGGATACAAGTGGGATGATTAAAATGTAGGAAGACGTTGTGGCTTATATGTGATTGCAATGTACCTACCAAATTCTGAAGAATCTTTGTCATATTGCTATGAATTGACTAAACTCTACGGTAGTGAATGTTGGGCCTTAAAAGGACAAGAGAAACATGTCGGAGTGTAagaaataacaatattaaaatggACTTATAGTCACAAAAGACAAAACAGGATACAAAATGATTGTATACAAGGAGAGATTAGTGTAATTAATTGAGGAAAAGATGATAGAAAATTCGTTAAGGTAGTTTGGACACACACAAAGAAGGCCGCGAGAGGTACCGGTGAAAAAAGCTGATTTTATGATTTGCAGTCACTGCCACTTTATTTAGTGGGATGAATTCCAAAATAACACAATATATATAACTTGCCTAATTAGCTAAAGTATAATGTCTTATCCTTAACAATATTGCATTCCACGAGTGATTTCTAAGCAAATATTGCTGTCAATGACGACGAATCACTGTGCTTGGTTGGAGCATCACTCATTCAACTCAACATAGATCCGGTCGTGTGCAATGCTCTGTGTCTGTGCTAAGTTATTCCCTTTACTTAAAAATTGGTTCTCATTTGATCTAATATTCAATGCATTGCTTGttttagtatatttattattgtagttTGTGCTGTAAAGTAAAAGGACTTTATGGTTTTGTGACCTGATGCAAATATGTAAAAATCAACTTTTACTTAGTTTGTGTTCCTAATATTTGAGATGTTTGGAAATGTGAAATGCAGTTTCAAGAGGCAGGAAGCGACGGAATGAACCTGTCATCAAGGTAGTCTCCTTTGTAAATTTCTGTTTATATAAGGCACTTGTGATATATCCACTCAACTCAAAGTTCACGTAACTCTTCAACATCAATACAAATTCTTAGTCAAATTAGTTGGACAATTCTTGTGTAAGTAATTGCAAACCTTTTTCGCTGATGTTTTGTTCCGTGAGTAGGTAAGGCGATGGTTCTTCACAATTCCTTTTTTCCAAAAGAATCAGTATAGTTGATTTTATTGCTTGATTATTTGCAGCCCAAAACTGCTCTTGACCCTGACAAGCTTGTCACCATTCAAATTCCTCCAACGCTGAAGAAACAATTACTTGATGATTGTGAGTTTATTAACCATCTCGGCAAGGTAGTGATATcgtattgaaaattttaatataatttatgatgATTACTCCGTGCTTCATTTCTTTAGGAGCAAGTGGATATGCATATATAGTTTGTGAATAGTTACTGAACACAGTTTTACTTTCGCGAAGTCATTTTCAAATTGttgaatatatgttttttcctATGCAGCTCGTTAAACTTCCTCGTTCTCCTAATGTGAAAGAcatattgaaaaattattttgattacaGATTGAAGAAATGTGGCTCGTAAGTTTATGCTGACACACCCCTCCATTTTTTAAGCTTGATGTAGAAATGTTTTTTTCTATATTGGAAGTGAAGTGTGTAACATTATTTCAAACAACGAAAACCTGGAGCCAGCAATTATTTTAACTGAAGTTACTATTATTTAGAGTAACCCCCTGCCTAATAACCTATTCACTAATCTTTTACGCTTCTTTTTAAGTATTGTTTtggaatataattttgatttttttgggCCGGTCAATGCATATTCAAGTGGAAAGTTTCAGTTTGATTAGTATGATGACAATTTGTTTCTTAAGTTCTGTAATTGTTTAGCTTCTTGAATTTCATTACTACTCTGGCTCTCTGTTTTTGGTGCAACCACAGTATTTATAGTATTTACGCTTTGTTCTTATCTCTACTATTTGAAATAGGATGGCTGATTCAGTTGAAGAAATTATGAAAGGATTGTGTCGTTACTTTGATAAAGCACTGCCAGTGATGCTCttgtacaagaccgagcgccaaCAGTACCAAGAAGCTTGTCCAGCCAATGTGTTTCCTTCTGCTATATATGGTGCTGAACATTTGTTACGCCTCTTTGGTATGCTCGATTGTCTGCCACCAGACAAACTTACTATATGACGGGTTTCAAGTTTAGCTTATTGTTGCATCAAGTTGTAATGGAAACAATACAGACGGTTGTGTGATTATTCTGCCCTGAGTGGACAGCAAAATGCTTATGTTTCTGTCAAATCTGCATCTTGTAGatctttattatgtttattattattattgttgtggttattatcattattataatgCTTAAAGATTCTAATTATTGGTGCCTCtttttttctgaatttgaattttgaagttAAGTTGCCCGAGCTATTGTTCCATGCTAGCATTGAAGAGGAGACGTTGACAGAGCTTCGGGCACAATTACTTGACTTTCTAAGGTTCCAATGTTCTTTCGTGATGGATTAAAACGAGAAAATACCTCTGTTGACAGTTTACATTTTACTAACAATTTTTAATGCATAACTATCTACTTTATGTTGCAGGTTCTTGCAAAAAAACCACAGCACGTTTTTCCTTTCTACTTATCATGTTGCTGAAGATATTGAGATCAGCTCCGACAAAAAAGGTGACTAGGCTTGTCGGCGACAATTGATTTTGCTTTGTACATAGTTTCACAGAGCTGCTGCTTGGTATAGAATGTTTATCACAGTTGCACTTTACCTTCGTTTTTATGAATATGATGTGAAATTAGATTTGCTAAGTGTAAACCTAGTTTTGGGAAATGACGTTTTCAGAGGGTACGGAGAGTGTACCAATTATGGAA
This Vigna angularis cultivar LongXiaoDou No.4 chromosome 4, ASM1680809v1, whole genome shotgun sequence DNA region includes the following protein-coding sequences:
- the LOC108342009 gene encoding protein MRG2 — translated: MGISKTSTEVTDNSNSNSSNSNSSNSNSSTQTETDNHISIPAPYAEGEQLLATHSNRLYIAKVRQVEYHNVEGWQFLVHYLGWKKSWDEWVGIDRLLKNTEENMRKKRALDEKHGIDKNPKVPRGPLAKSKSTNVSRGRKRRNEPVIKPKTALDPDKLVTIQIPPTLKKQLLDDCEFINHLGKLVKLPRSPNVKDILKNYFDYRLKKCGSMADSVEEIMKGLCRYFDKALPVMLLYKTERQQYQEACPANVFPSAIYGAEHLLRLFVKLPELLFHASIEEETLTELRAQLLDFLRFLQKNHSTFFLSTYHVAEDIEISSDKKGD